The DNA segment CCGACCATGTCCGGCACTACGGCGATGTAGAAGGCAGGGTCGGCCACCTGATGCAGCGGCAGCTGCACTTCGGCTGCCGCGCTGCGCCGCCCGCCGACACCTGTGCCCTGCTGGGCACCGCTGCGGTCGAGGCGCTTGAGGCCGCTGGGGCCGATGAACCCTGCGGCAATCGCGTGCGGGTTCTTGCGCAGGATGCCGTTAGGCCCCATCCAGCTGGTCGGTTGCGTCTGCATCGCCGCATGCAGCGGGTGCAGGCGGTTGCGGGCGATCCACTCAGCGCGTGGGTCGCGGCGGATGATGTCGCTCATCAGTGCACCTCCGCAGGTTCACGTTTGGCTACTGGGGGCTTTGCGGCGGGGGCGTCGTCTTCGATCAGCACGTCAGCCACCAATTCGGCGAGATCCTTGATTTGTGGGCGCGGCTCGACCACGCCTTCGAGCATTGCCGTGCACTGTGGACAACCCACGGCCACCAGCTGCGCCTCGGTCTCGCGGATATCGTCCATGCGCATGTCTGGGATCCGTTGCTTGCCCGGAATGTCAGTGATCGGCGCGCCGCCGCCACCGCCACAGCAGCGTGAACGGAAGCCCGAGCGTTGCATCTCGCGCACCTCGATGCCGAGCGCCTTGAGCACTGCGCGGGGTGCTTCGTACTCGCCATTGTAGCGGCCCAGGTAGCACGGGTCGTGATAGGTCACGCTGCCGCTTTTGTGCTGACCGAGGTTGAGTTTGTTGGCGGCAATCAACTCGGCGATGTAGGTGCTGTGGTGCTGCACCTGGTAGTCACCACCAAGGGCGCCGTACTCGTTTTTCAGCACATGGAAGCTGTGCGGGTCGCAGGTGACGATGCGCTGGAAGCGGTACTTGGCAAGCGTCTGGATATTGCGCTTGGCCAGCAGCTGGAAGGTTGCTTCATCGCCCAGACGGCGGGCCACATCGCCACTGTCGCGCTCTTCCAGGCCGAGCACGGCAAAGTCCACACCGGAGGCCTTGAGTACTTTGACGAAGGCGCGCAGGGTGCGTTGATTGCGCATGTCGAAGGCGCCATCACCGACCCAGAACAGCACGTCGGTGCTCTGCACATCCGCCAGCAATTGCATGTTCAGGTCGGCGGCCCAGTTCATCCGCCCGCCCGGGTTGAAGCCGCCAGGGTTGTCGGTGGCGATCAGGTTGTCGAGCACCTCGGCGCCTTTGTTCGGGGTCGCGCCCTTCTCCAGGGTCAGGTGACGACGCATGTCGACGATGGCATCGACGTGCTCGATCATCATCGGGCACTCCTCGACGCAGGCACGGCAGGTGGTGCACGACCACAGGGTTTCGGCGTCGACCAGGCCATTGACGATCGGCTGGTGCGGATGGCCGCCATGCTCGCCAATGGGCTTGCCTGGATACGGGCTGCCCGCGAACGTGGCATCGGTGCCACCGGCCAGGCCAATGACCATGTCCTGGATGAGTTTTTTCGGGTTCAGCGGCTGGCCTGCGGCGAACGCCGGGCACATGGCCTCACACTTACCGCACTGCACGCAAGCGTCGAAACCGAGCAGTTGGTTCCAGGTGAAATCGACTGGCTTTTCGACCCCCAGCGGTGCGTTGGGGTCTTCCAGATCGAGCGGCTTCAGGCCAGTGGAACGGCCACCGCCGAAGCGCTCGGCGCGCCGGTGCCAGGCCAGGTGCAGGGCGCCAGCGAAGGCGTGCTTCATCGGCCCGCCCCAGGTCATGCCGAAGAACAGCTCCGACACACCCCACAGCACACCCAGGCCAAGCACGCCGACCATCACCCAGCCACCGGTGCCGGCAGGCAGGATGCCGGCAACCGGCAAGGTGGCGATGAAGAAGCTGGCGGCGAACACCAGCAGGCTCTTGGGCAAGCGCATCCACGGGCCCTTGGACAGGCGCGCAGGTGGATTGAGGCGACGTTTGAAGACGAAGATGGCGCCAGTGAACATGATCACCGTGGCCACCAGCAACCCGTAGCCGAGGATCTTGCTCTGCAGGCCAAAGCCGTGCACCAGGATCGCCAAAGCGGCCGACAGGACAAAGCCGCCGGCCGTGGCCACGTGGGTCTTGGACATGTACTTGTCGCGCTCGACCACGTGGTGCAAATCGACCAGATAACGGCGCGGCATGGCCAGCAACCCGCCGAGCAGGTTGACCTTGGACGGTCGCCCGCGGCGCCACATGCGCACCCGGCGCACGGCGCCGAGCACTGCCAGCGCAAGGGCAGCGAACAGCAGGATGGGTAGAAGGGTGTTCAACATGGGAGGCTCCCACAACTGCGGTTGCAAGGGTTCGCCCGACCTTTGGGAGGAGCTGCGTGGGAGCGGGCTTGCCCCGCGATAGCGTGCGACCAGACAACGATGTCCATCACGCTGACGCTATCGCGGGGCAAGCCCGCTCCCACGCCGTCGCCCCAGAGGCGAGGCGCATCACCGGACGATCAAAAGTCCTTGCACAGGCGCAAGGCGTCGTAGATCGCCGCATGCACGTTGCGTTGGGCCACGCAGTCGCCGATGCGGTACAGCAAGTAGCCTTCGCCCGGCTGGCTGAGGATCGGCTGCGGCTTGATGGCAAACAGCGCCTCCACGTCGATCTGGCCCTTGTTGCGCGAGTCTTCCTTGAGCGCGTAGTACAGCGCCTCGTCAGGCCGCACGCCGTTTTCGATCACCACCTGGTCGACCACCCGCTCCTCTTTGGCGCCGGTGTACTCGTTCTCCAGCACTGCCACCAGCTTGTCGCCCTCGCGGTAGACCTTGTCCAGCATCAGGTCGCCGGTCATGATCACTTCCTTGGGGTACATGCTGCGGTAGTAGGTCGGGAAGCTGGTGCCGCCAATGGCCACGCCCGGCTTGATGTCGTCGGTGACGATCTCGACCTGAGAACCTTTGTCTGCCAGGAAGTCCGCTGTCGACATACCGGTGAATTCGCAGATGGTGTCGTACACCAGCACGTTCTTGCCCGGCGCAACCTTGCCGTCGAGCACGTCCCAACTGCTCACCACCAGCCCTTCGGCAGCGCCCCAGTGCTCGTTCTGCTCGACGAACGGATGACCGCCCACCGCCAGCACGATCACATCCGGACGCAGGTCCTGGATAGCCGCCACGTCTGCTGCCGTGCCCAAGCGCAGGTCGATCTTCAAGCGGGCGAACTCCAGCTGATACCAGCGGGTGATACCGGCAATCTGATCGCGCTGCGGAGCCTTGGCGGCAATGGTGATCTGCCCGCCGATCTGTTCTTTCTTCTCGAACACGGTGACGTCATGTCCACGCTCGGCGGCCACCCGGGCGGCCTCCATACCCGCAGGACCGGCGCCAACCACCACCACCTTGCGTTTAGGCCCGGTGGATTTTTCGATAATGTGCGGCACGCCCATGTATTCACGGGAGGTCGCGGCGTTCTGGATGCACAGCACATCCAGGCCTTGGTACTGACGGTCGATGCAGTAGTTGGCACCGACGCACTGCTTGATCTGGTCGACCTGACCCATCTTGATCTTGGCGATCAGGTGCGGGTCGGCGATGTGCGCACGGGTCATGCCGACCATGTCGACATAGCCGCCTTCGAGGATGCGCGTGGCTTGGTTCGGATCCTTGATGTTCTGCGCGTGCAGTACCGGGACCTTGACCACCTCTTTGATGCCAGCCGCCAGGTGCAGGAACGGCTCCGGCGGATAGCTCATGTTGGGGATGACGTTGGCCAGGGTGTTGTGGGTGTCGCAGCCCGAACCGATCACGCCGAAGAAGTCGAGCATGCCGGTGGCGTCGTAATACGCGGCGATCTGCTTCATGTCCTCGTGGCTGAGGCCATCGGGGTGGAACTCGTCACCGCAGATACGCATCCCCACGCAGAAGTCGTCACCAACCTCGGCGCGCACCGCCTTGAGCACTTCCAGGCCAAATTTCATCCGGCCTTCGAAGCTGCCGCCCCATTCGTCGGTACGCTTGTTGACCCGTGGGCTCCAGAACTGGTCGATCATGTGCTGGTGCACGGCCGACAGCTCAACGCCATCCAGGCCGCCTTCTTTGGCACGACGCGCAGCTTGCGCGTAGTTGCCGATCACCCGCCAGATCTCTTCCGGTTCGATGGTCTTGCAGGTGGCGCGGTGCACCGGTTCACGGATGCCCGACGGCGACATCAGGGTCGGCCAGTTGAAGCCATCCCAGCGCGAGCGGCGGCCCATGTGGGTAATCTGGATCATGATCTTGGCGCCATGCTTGTGCATGGCGTCGGCCAGGTTCTGGAAGTGCGGAATAATGCGGTCGGTCGACAGGTTGACCGATGACCACCATTCTTGCGGGCTGTCGATGGCCACCACCGACGAGCCGCCGCAGATGGCCAGGCCGATGCCGCCCTTGGCCTTCTCTTCGTAGTATTTGACGTAGCGGTCGGTGGTCATGCCGCCATCAGTGGCATACACCTCGGCGTGCGCGGTGCTCAGCACACGGTTGCGGATGGTCAGTTTGCCGATCTGGATCGGCTGGAACATTGCTTCGAAGGCCATGACGCTCTCTCCGGCTTACAACGGTCTTGTAACGAACAGGCCATCTTCGTGGCCCTCTTCCGAACCGCCATAGACCTGCTCGGCCACAGTGCGGATCGAGCTGCCGCGGGCAGCGAGAATCTGGTCCATGGCGCCGGCAAACCAGCCAGTGAACATGTAGTCGACTTTGCGCCCGACCTTGCCGTACACGTAGACGAACGCCGAGTGCTTGAGCTTGACGCTGCAGGTGCCCTTGTCCAGGTCGATGTCCTGGATCTCGAACAGGCCCCAGCCGCGTTGCGACAGCCGCTTCATGTAGTGCTCGAACACCGCCACCCCTTCCAGGCCATGGCATTCGGCTTCCTTTTCACACCAGTGCCAGGCCGACTTGTAGCCCGCCTTGTAGAGGATCTCGGCGTAGGCGTCGGTGCCCAGCACTTCCTCGATGCCCATATGGTTGTTGACGAAGAAATGCCGTGGCACATACAGCATCGGCAGGGCGTCGCTGGTCCAGACACCGGTCTCGCTGTCGACTTCGATAGGCAATTGCGGGGCGATCTTAGCCATGGAAACTTAACTCCATAAAAAATGTTCGATTCGATCAAAAGCCGCGTTGGCTCATGCTTTTATAAACAGCCGCTGTGAGTGCTGTTGGGTCGCAGCGATCGGCGCGCGCAGTAGGCCCCAGCAGTGCTCACTCGCCCCAGACGTCCTTGAGGACACTGACCCAGTTCTCGCCCATGATCTTGCGCACCACGCGCTCGGGGTGGCCGCGCTTGAGCAAGGTCTCGGTGAGGTTGGGGAACTCGCCCACAGTGCGAATGCCCAGCGGGTTGATGATCTTGCCGAAGTTGGTCAGGCGACGGGCGTAGCCCTTGTCGTGGGTCAGGTACTCGAAGAAGTCCTGGCCGTGACCCTGGGTGAAGTCGGTGCCAATGCCGATGGCGTCTTCACCGACGATGTTCATGGTGTACTCGATGGCTTCGGCGTAGTCGTCGATGGTCGAATCGATGCCCTTGGCCAGGAACGGCGCAAACATGGTCACGCCAACGAAGCCGCCGTGGTCGGCGATGAACTTCAGTTCTTCATCAGACTTGTTGCGCGGGTGTTCTTTGAGGCCCGAAGGCAGGCAGTGCGAGTAGCAGACGGGCTTTTTCGATTCGAGGATGACCTCTTCAGAGGTCTTGGAACCGACGTGGGACAGGTCGCACATGATGCCGACACGGTTCATCTCAGCGACGATCTCGCGGCCAAAGCCCGACAGGCCGCCATCGCGCTCGTAGCAACCGGTGCCGACCAGGTTCTGGGTGTTGTAGCACATCTGCACGATGCCCACGCCCAGCTGCTTGAACACGTCGACGTAGGCGATCTGGTCTTCGAAGGCGTGAGCGTTCTGGAAGCCGAAGAGGATGCCGGTCTTGCCCAGCTCCTTGGCCTTGCGGATGTCGGCGGTGGTGCGCACCGGCATCACCAGGTCGCTGTTGTCACGAATCAGCTTCTGGCTGGAGGCGATGTTGTCGACGGTGGCCTTGAACCCTTCCCAAACCGACACCGTGCAGTTGGCGGCCGTCAGGCCGCCTTTGCGCATGTCTTCGAACAGCTCGCGGTTCCACTTGGCGATGATCAGGCCATCGATGACGATGCTGTCGGCGTGTAATTCGGCTGGGCTCATCAGGCTGTCCCCTTTTATTGACTTGGTCTGCGCCGAACGTTGTGTCGGCGCTTTGGGGCCAGCATATGCCTGCGCGACCGGGGAGCCGGATGCAAAAACGACAGGGGGTTTGCCGAAAGCGTCAATCCGCGACAAGTGCCCTGCGCCGCACCCTGCGGTGTTGAGAGCGACTCTCGATAAGGGCATTTTCTGAACTTGATGAACATTTCGTCAGAGAGCTATCGTCCGCAGCCGGGCTGAGCGAGAATCAGCCCCGATTGCTCAGTCGGGTGAGGAGAAAACCGATGAAATCAATGGCATGGCTGGTTCTGACGGCCGTTGCGCTAGGCGCCCACGCCGGCGAGGAAGAAAGCACACCTTGCGATAATG comes from the Pseudomonas urmiensis genome and includes:
- the dgcB gene encoding dimethylglycine demethylation protein DgcB, yielding MLNTLLPILLFAALALAVLGAVRRVRMWRRGRPSKVNLLGGLLAMPRRYLVDLHHVVERDKYMSKTHVATAGGFVLSAALAILVHGFGLQSKILGYGLLVATVIMFTGAIFVFKRRLNPPARLSKGPWMRLPKSLLVFAASFFIATLPVAGILPAGTGGWVMVGVLGLGVLWGVSELFFGMTWGGPMKHAFAGALHLAWHRRAERFGGGRSTGLKPLDLEDPNAPLGVEKPVDFTWNQLLGFDACVQCGKCEAMCPAFAAGQPLNPKKLIQDMVIGLAGGTDATFAGSPYPGKPIGEHGGHPHQPIVNGLVDAETLWSCTTCRACVEECPMMIEHVDAIVDMRRHLTLEKGATPNKGAEVLDNLIATDNPGGFNPGGRMNWAADLNMQLLADVQSTDVLFWVGDGAFDMRNQRTLRAFVKVLKASGVDFAVLGLEERDSGDVARRLGDEATFQLLAKRNIQTLAKYRFQRIVTCDPHSFHVLKNEYGALGGDYQVQHHSTYIAELIAANKLNLGQHKSGSVTYHDPCYLGRYNGEYEAPRAVLKALGIEVREMQRSGFRSRCCGGGGGAPITDIPGKQRIPDMRMDDIRETEAQLVAVGCPQCTAMLEGVVEPRPQIKDLAELVADVLIEDDAPAAKPPVAKREPAEVH
- a CDS encoding dipeptidase — its product is MSPAELHADSIVIDGLIIAKWNRELFEDMRKGGLTAANCTVSVWEGFKATVDNIASSQKLIRDNSDLVMPVRTTADIRKAKELGKTGILFGFQNAHAFEDQIAYVDVFKQLGVGIVQMCYNTQNLVGTGCYERDGGLSGFGREIVAEMNRVGIMCDLSHVGSKTSEEVILESKKPVCYSHCLPSGLKEHPRNKSDEELKFIADHGGFVGVTMFAPFLAKGIDSTIDDYAEAIEYTMNIVGEDAIGIGTDFTQGHGQDFFEYLTHDKGYARRLTNFGKIINPLGIRTVGEFPNLTETLLKRGHPERVVRKIMGENWVSVLKDVWGE
- the dgcA gene encoding dimethylglycine demethylation protein DgcA, coding for MAFEAMFQPIQIGKLTIRNRVLSTAHAEVYATDGGMTTDRYVKYYEEKAKGGIGLAICGGSSVVAIDSPQEWWSSVNLSTDRIIPHFQNLADAMHKHGAKIMIQITHMGRRSRWDGFNWPTLMSPSGIREPVHRATCKTIEPEEIWRVIGNYAQAARRAKEGGLDGVELSAVHQHMIDQFWSPRVNKRTDEWGGSFEGRMKFGLEVLKAVRAEVGDDFCVGMRICGDEFHPDGLSHEDMKQIAAYYDATGMLDFFGVIGSGCDTHNTLANVIPNMSYPPEPFLHLAAGIKEVVKVPVLHAQNIKDPNQATRILEGGYVDMVGMTRAHIADPHLIAKIKMGQVDQIKQCVGANYCIDRQYQGLDVLCIQNAATSREYMGVPHIIEKSTGPKRKVVVVGAGPAGMEAARVAAERGHDVTVFEKKEQIGGQITIAAKAPQRDQIAGITRWYQLEFARLKIDLRLGTAADVAAIQDLRPDVIVLAVGGHPFVEQNEHWGAAEGLVVSSWDVLDGKVAPGKNVLVYDTICEFTGMSTADFLADKGSQVEIVTDDIKPGVAIGGTSFPTYYRSMYPKEVIMTGDLMLDKVYREGDKLVAVLENEYTGAKEERVVDQVVIENGVRPDEALYYALKEDSRNKGQIDVEALFAIKPQPILSQPGEGYLLYRIGDCVAQRNVHAAIYDALRLCKDF
- a CDS encoding DUF5943 domain-containing protein, translated to MAKIAPQLPIEVDSETGVWTSDALPMLYVPRHFFVNNHMGIEEVLGTDAYAEILYKAGYKSAWHWCEKEAECHGLEGVAVFEHYMKRLSQRGWGLFEIQDIDLDKGTCSVKLKHSAFVYVYGKVGRKVDYMFTGWFAGAMDQILAARGSSIRTVAEQVYGGSEEGHEDGLFVTRPL